One region of Lampris incognitus isolate fLamInc1 chromosome 4, fLamInc1.hap2, whole genome shotgun sequence genomic DNA includes:
- the LOC130111848 gene encoding cell surface A33 antigen-like: MEERIFTLSLMCLVFSKAMALDVNIEKDVYEVARGNNITLPCTFKPKDEKPGLVIVTWTAEGAKPGTPESLVLTHYSTKRTTDIAPKYEGRASLDQDIAKGKANLILYSITLEDNKVFECRVQIPGDDTGKLVDTTRLVVMVAPSSPICMIQGDEEYGQNINLTCVSEEGSPPPTYKWESRDVRNMPRVAFADPRTTDKDGILSLYNISRETSGYYTCTSRNKIRSVTCSITLKVMPPSMNIGFTAGIIGGAVAALVILVIIIYCCCCRKKNDNKEEYTMGVREPGAFPDKEPVEKGERQDNDRQEDVRHDYDNEKDPADRRYHHEERSERDVDRRTDYDDRRSDYDDHRSDYDDRRSDYDDRRSNHSDRRDRYTDHRERYDDDHNYDNDRRYDDRRDRRHDDRYDEPYDDRDSGRAPSVPSNKPSRMDYDD; this comes from the exons ATGGAGGAACGGATTTTTACCTTGAGTTTGATGTGTCTCG TGTTTTCAAAGGCCATGGCCCTGGATGTGAACATTGAGAAGGATGTGTATGAAGTTGCCAGAGGCAACAATATCACACTGCCGTGCACCTTCAAGCCGAAAGACGAGAAGCCCGGTTTGGTTATTGTCACTTGGACCGCAGAAGGAGCCAAACCTGGGACTCCCGAG TCCCTGGTCCTCACACACTATTCAACAAAAAGAACAACTGACATTGCACCCAAGTATGAAGGTCGGGCGTCACTAGACCAGGACATTGCCAAAGGAAAGGCAAACCTGATATTGTACTCTATTACACTAGAAGACAACAAGGTGTTTGAGTGTCGTGTTCAAATCCCAGGGGATGATACGGGCAAGCTGGTGGACACCACGCGTCTGGTGGTGATGG TGGCTCCTTCCAGTCCTATTTGTATGATCCAGGGGGATGAGGAGTATGGGCAGAACATCAACCTGACCTGTGTATCTGAGGAAGGCTCTCCACCACCCACCTACAAATGGGAAAGCCGTGATGTCAGGAATATGCCTCGTGTTGCCTTTGCAGACCCCAGGACCACTGACA AGGACGGTATTCTGTCCCTTTACAATATCTCCAGAGAGACATCAGGATACTACACGTGTACGTCGAGAAACAAGATCCGCTCTGTCACATGCAGCATCACCCTCAAAGTTATGCCAC CATCCATGAACATTGGCTTCACTGCAGGGATCATTGGAGGGGCTGTAGCAGCTTTGGTCATTCTCGTTATCATCATATATTGTTGCTGTTGCCGAAAGAAGAATGACAACAAGGAAGAGTACACCATGGG GGTTCGTGAGCCAGGAGCTTTCCCTGACAAAGAACCTGTGGAAAAAGGAGAAAGGCAGGATAATGACAGGCAGGAGGATGTACGGCATGATTATGACAATGAGAAGGACCCCGCCGACCGCCGCTACCACCATGAAGAGCGATCCGAGCGGGATGTAGACCGCCGCACCGACTACGATGACCGCCGCAGCGACTACGATGACCACCGCAGTGACTATGATGACCGCCGCAGTGACTATGATGACCGCCGCAGCAACCACTCGGACAGGCGTGACAGGTACACCGACCACAGGGAGCGCTACGACGATGACCACAACTATGATAACGACCGCCGCTATGACGACCGTAGAGATCGCCGTCACGATGACCGCTACGATGAGCCGTATGATGATCGTGATAGTGGTAGAGCACCAAGTGTGCCATCCAATAAGCCATCAAGAATGGACTATGATGACTAA